The uncultured Desulfuromonas sp. genome has a segment encoding these proteins:
- a CDS encoding class I SAM-dependent methyltransferase: MNSTVDYYNQNAEKFYQTTVDADMSDVQDRFLQYLPQGALILDAGCGSGRDSLAFLKKGFRVEAFDAAGNMVEKASQLTALNVRLQRFEDVSEQEKFDGIWACASLLHLPMPDLVTALRKLLAALKKDGYIYLSFKQGNGERQKDGRHFTDLDEDALQELIRGHKGLVFQDIWITKDARKDQEDLWLNAILHKEK; encoded by the coding sequence ATGAATAGCACTGTTGACTACTATAATCAAAATGCCGAAAAGTTTTACCAGACAACCGTTGATGCCGATATGTCGGATGTGCAGGACAGGTTTCTTCAATACCTGCCGCAAGGAGCATTGATTCTCGATGCCGGTTGCGGATCCGGCCGGGACAGCCTGGCGTTTCTGAAAAAAGGGTTCAGGGTCGAAGCGTTTGATGCTGCCGGGAACATGGTAGAAAAAGCATCTCAACTGACCGCCTTGAATGTCCGCCTGCAGCGTTTTGAGGACGTCAGCGAGCAGGAAAAGTTTGATGGCATCTGGGCCTGTGCCTCGTTACTTCATCTCCCCATGCCGGATCTCGTCACTGCCCTGCGAAAGTTGCTGGCGGCCCTGAAAAAAGACGGCTATATCTACCTCTCATTTAAACAGGGCAATGGTGAAAGGCAAAAAGACGGACGTCATTTCACCGACCTTGATGAAGATGCCCTGCAAGAATTGATCAGGGGCCACAAAGGCCTTGTGTTTCAGGATATCTGGATCACAAAAGATGCCAGGAAGGATCAGGAGGATCTCTGGTTAAACGCAATTCTGCACAAGGAGAAATAA